One Fusarium oxysporum f. sp. lycopersici 4287 chromosome 8, whole genome shotgun sequence genomic region harbors:
- a CDS encoding homogentisate 1,2-dioxygenase has protein sequence MPVTTFDLKEKYRYQNGFNCYLESEAVDGALPIGHNSPQKPPYGLYAEKLSGTAFTAPRHENKQTWLYRVLPSCAHPPYQEDTRSTGDTNKTLDGAEDGKLHYIPNQLRWDPFDHNESKDLDFVTGLRLVAGAGDPTLKEGLGMYIYAAGKSMDEKSAFYSADGDLLIVAQEGALDIRTEFGWLLVRPMEIAVIPRGVKYQVHLPSGPARGYALELYQGHFNLPELGPIGSNGLANARDFQSPVACFSEDFGATASEGSSKYTVSVKFNNNLFKTVQAHTPFDVVAWHGNYYPYKYDLGRFNTIGTISFDHPDPSIFTVLSAPTNTPGTAVADFVIFPPRWLVGEDTFRPPWYHRNTMSEFMGLIQGGYDAKKGGAGGFVPGGASLHNVMSGHGPDAESTEGARNAELKPAKVGTGSCAFMFESCLMVGVTQWGLRTCQKVQEGYNEESWGWCC, from the exons ATGCCTGTCACAACGTTTGATCTCAAGGAGAAGTACAGATATCAGAATGGCTTCAACTGTTATTTAGA atctgaagctgttgatggtgcTTTACCCATCGGACACAATTCTCCTCAGAAGCCACCATACGGTCTCTACGCCGAGAAACTCTCTGGGACTGCCTTTACTGCACCGCGACACGAGAATAAGCAGACATGGCTATACCGCGTTCTACCATCCTGCGCGCATCCTCCTTACCAAGAGGATACAAGGTCAACAGGCGACACTAACAAGACTCTCGACGGCGCTGAGGATGGAAAATTGCACTACATCCCCAACCAGCTCCGTTGGGATCCCTTTGACCACAATGAATCCAAGGATCTAGACTTTGTCACTGGTTTGAGGCTcgttgctggtgctggagATCCTACACTCAAGGAAGGACTGGGTATGTATATCTATGCCGCTGGAAAGAGCATGGATGAGAAATCAGCATTCTACTCTGCCGAcggtgatcttctcatcgtcGCACAAGAGGGCGCTCTTGATATCCGCACCGAGTTCGGTTGGCTTCTTGTTCGACCCATGGAAATTGCTGTCATCCCCCGAGGCGTCAAGTACCAAGTCCATCTTCCCTCCGGCCCAGCCCGTGGTTATGCTCTTGAGCTTTATCAAGGTCACTTCAACCTCCCTGAGCTTGGCCCAATTGGTTCAAACGGCCTTGCCAATGCTCGTGACTTCCAGTCTCCCGTTGCTTGCTTCTCTGAAGACTTTGGAGCTACTGCTTCTGAGGGGTCTAGCAAGTATACTGTTTCcgtcaagttcaacaatAACCTCTTCAAGACTGTGCAAGCTCATACTCCCTTCGATGTGGTAGCCTGGCATGGAAATTACTATCCTTACAAGTACGACCTCGGGCGCTTCAACACTATCGGCACTATCTCCTTCGATCATCCTGACCCATCTATCTTCACCGTTCTCTCAGCACCAACCAACACTCCTGGTACAGCAGTAGCCGACTTTGTAATCTTCCCACCACGCTGGCTCGTCGGTGAAGATACGTTCCGACCACCGTGGTATCACCGAAACACGATGAGCGAGTTCATGGGTCTGATCCAAGGTGGTTACGATGCCAAGAAGGGCGGCGCAGGTGGTTTTGTCCCCGGTGGTGCAAGTCTTCACAACGTCATGAGCGGTCACGGCCCTGACGCAGAGAGCACAGAGGGTGCCAGGAACGCAGAGCTTAAGCCCGCCAAGGTTGGAACAGGAAGTTGTGCGTTTATGTTTGAGAGTTGTTTGATGGTTGGTGTTACGCAGTGGGGATTGAGAACGTGTCAAAAGGTCCAGGAGGGATATAACGAGGAGAGTTGGGGGTGGTGTTGTTAA
- a CDS encoding hypothetical protein (At least one base has a quality score < 10), which yields MAAFDTPWLSHLAPAPMSSRDDASHGASPPSYEPQPSSTGAPPTFASFSPVTLSANTPSRSSRRSTILVHQKSPLLLATPPQITRALAYSHPFLLPLNTFAGLLTWSTGDPWQSFLLLCFFWAVVLYGDVVITWAGPVLVGVALIVGMYGRRYSPLSSSGWTDIRGQNAGTKGANQNAGESSQQNGKANAGEKQSKHVRGNSEVTNTKHQKTLDEIVETLKQLTGRCNVLMEPLLDMTDFLSTQTTPTSATTRPALTVIFMRLLIITPIWIALTVPPWRVVTTRRVILVAGTIILTWHARVLRVSRAILWRSSTVRRLAAAITGLQFDTPEQPFKKDLAKAAKKGPDRVAQQQESELTKALGKSSSFQTNHGRRNGNAKTAGVKFTFIIYENQRRWIGLGWTNNLFAYERAAWTDDHNNSVPAKDDFELPEVEDGSRMQWRWVPGTRWRVDGVSDEHGPVDYDGNEGKNGWIFYDNKWQNGQRGQDGWGRWTRRRKWYRDAELVEVDQPEDGQETEKELKESPSVTKLRSQPYNSSNETMVPTRAVPDQSHGEDISNDDASSKAADDSLSVHSTSSRSFFKSPLMRKRIADRSGADNKERTRRDSRTSRTSSLYNDDDADALSAELALEIQKQGRPGGQWGIGDEARMSLE from the exons ATGGCAGCATTT GACACGCCGTGGCTGTCGCATCTTGCACCGGCGCCCATGTCTTCCCGCGATGATGCGTCTCACGGCGCATCACCTCCCTCGTACGAACCTCAGCCTTCGAGTACTGGTGCTCCTCCGACATTTGCATCTTTCTCTCCAGTAACGCTCTCCGCGAATACGCCATCCCGATCATCCCGAAGGTCGACTATCCTCGTCCACCAAAAGAGCCCCCTGCTCCTCGCTACTCCTCCACAGATCACCCGCGCTCTCGCCTACAGTCATCCCTTTCTCCTCCCGTTAAATACATTCGCAGGCCTCCTCACCTGGAGCACCGGAGATCCTTGGCAGAGCTTCTTACTATTGTGCTTCTTCTGGGCGGTTGTTCTGTATGGCGATGTAGTAATAACGTGGGCCGGCCCCGTCTTGGTCGGAGTGGCACTCATTGTTGGCATGTACGGCCGGAGATACAGTCCCCTCAGTAGCAGTGGGTGGACTGATATTCGAGGTCAGAATGCTGGCACCAAGGGAGCAAATCAGAACGCCGGCGAGAGCAGCCAGCAGAATGGAAAGGCAAACGCCGGCGAGAAACAGTCGAAACATGTTAGGGGAAATTCCGAAGTTACCAACACCAAACATCAGAAGACACTGGACGAGATCGTCGAGACTCTTAAACAACTTACTGGGAGATGTAATGTTCTGATGGAACCTCTGCTCGACATGACGGATTTCCTAAGCACTCAGACGACCCCAACTAGTGCGACCACGCGCCCGGCGCTGACTGTCATCTTCATGCGACTGCTTATCATCACGCCTATTTGGATTGCGCTTACTGTTCCTCCCTGGCGAGTTGTCACGACAAGACGTGTAATACTAGTGGCTGGAACCATCATCTTGACTTGGCATGCAAGGGTTCTGCGAGTATCGCGGGCCATTCTCTGGAGAAGCTCCACAGTTAGACGACTTGCAGCCGCCATCACCGGGTTGCAGTTTGATACACCCGAACAACCGTTCAAAAAGGActtggccaaggctgctAAGAAAGGCCCTGACCGTGTTGCTCAACAGCAGGAATCCGAACTTACAAAAGCCCTTGGCAAGTCGTCGAGCTTCCAAACTAATCATGGAAGAAGGAATGGCAATGCAAAGACTGCGGGTGTCAAGTTCACGTTTATTATATACGAGAACCAAAGACGATGGATTGGTTTGGGATGGACGAATAATCTCTTTGCATATGAACGGGCGGCCTGGACAGATGACCATAACAACTCCGTTCCCGCTAAAGACGATTTCGAACTACCCGAGGTAGAAGACGGAAGTCGTATGCAGTGGCGATGGGTTCCTGGAACCCGTTGGCGTGTTGACGGTGTGTCTGATGAGCATGGCCCTGTGGACTATGACGGGAATGAGGGGAAGAATGGTTGGATCTTCTACGACAACAAG TGGCAAAATGGCCAGCGGGGTCAAGATGGATGGGGTCGCTGGACCCGACGAAGAAAGTGGTATCGCGATGCCGAGTTGGTCGAGGTGGATCAACCGGAAGATGGCCAGGAGACTGAGAAGGAGCTTAAAGAATCCCCTTCAGTAACGAAGCTCAGGTCTCAGCCATACAACTCCAGCAACGAAACCATGGTTCCCACACGAGCTGTGCCCGACCAGAGTCATGGTGAAGACATCAGTAACGATGACGCGAGCTCCAAAGCAGCAGACGATTCCTTGTCAGTACACTCGACATCTTCCAGATCTTTCTTCAAGTCGCCCTTGATGCGGAAACGAATCGCTGACCGATCCGGAGCGGATAACAAAGAGCGCACCAGAAGAGACAGTAGGACTAGTAGGACGAGTAGTTTGTACAACGATGATGACGCCGATGCTCTAAGTGCTGAGTTGGCCCTTGAAATCCAGAAACAGGGTAGGCCCGGTGGACAATGGGGGATAGGCGACGAGGCACGAATGAGTCTTGAGTAA
- a CDS encoding hypothetical protein (At least one base has a quality score < 10) codes for MSMLNDACIERWLITLQNKQNLEDYLELSMAAFDTPWLSHLAPAPMSSRDDASHGASPPSYEPQPSSTGAPPTFASFSPVTLSANTPSRSSRRSTILVHQKSPLLLATPPQITRALAYSHPFLLPLNTFAGLLTWSTGDPWQSFLLLCFFWAVVLYGDVVITWAGPVLVGVALIVGMYGRRYSPLSSSGWTDIRGQNAGTKGANQNAGESSQQNGKANAGEKQSKHVRGNSEVTNTKHQKTLDEIVETLKQLTGRCNVLMEPLLDMTDFLSTQTTPTSATTRPALTVIFMRLLIITPIWIALTVPPWRVVTTRRVILVAGTIILTWHARVLRVSRAILWRSSTVRRLAAAITGLQFDTPEQPFKKDLAKAAKKGPDRVAQQQESELTKALGKSSSFQTNHGRRNGNAKTAGVKFTFIIYENQRRWIGLGWTNNLFAYERAAWTDDHNNSVPAKDDFELPEVEDGSRMQWRWVPGTRWRVDGVSDEHGPVDYDGNEGKNGWIFYDNKWQNGQRGQDGWGRWTRRRKWYRDAELVEVDQPEDGQETEKELKESPSVTKLRSQPYNSSNETMVPTRAVPDQSHGEDISNDDASSKAADDSLSVHSTSSRSFFKSPLMRKRIADRSGADNKERTRRDSRTSRTSSLYNDDDADALSAELALEIQKQGRPGGQWGIGDEARMSLE; via the exons ATGTCAATGCTGAATGACGCCTGTATTGAGAGGTGGCTTATAACGTTACAGAACAAGCAAAACTTGGAAGACTACCTAGAATTGTCAATGGCAGCATTT GACACGCCGTGGCTGTCGCATCTTGCACCGGCGCCCATGTCTTCCCGCGATGATGCGTCTCACGGCGCATCACCTCCCTCGTACGAACCTCAGCCTTCGAGTACTGGTGCTCCTCCGACATTTGCATCTTTCTCTCCAGTAACGCTCTCCGCGAATACGCCATCCCGATCATCCCGAAGGTCGACTATCCTCGTCCACCAAAAGAGCCCCCTGCTCCTCGCTACTCCTCCACAGATCACCCGCGCTCTCGCCTACAGTCATCCCTTTCTCCTCCCGTTAAATACATTCGCAGGCCTCCTCACCTGGAGCACCGGAGATCCTTGGCAGAGCTTCTTACTATTGTGCTTCTTCTGGGCGGTTGTTCTGTATGGCGATGTAGTAATAACGTGGGCCGGCCCCGTCTTGGTCGGAGTGGCACTCATTGTTGGCATGTACGGCCGGAGATACAGTCCCCTCAGTAGCAGTGGGTGGACTGATATTCGAGGTCAGAATGCTGGCACCAAGGGAGCAAATCAGAACGCCGGCGAGAGCAGCCAGCAGAATGGAAAGGCAAACGCCGGCGAGAAACAGTCGAAACATGTTAGGGGAAATTCCGAAGTTACCAACACCAAACATCAGAAGACACTGGACGAGATCGTCGAGACTCTTAAACAACTTACTGGGAGATGTAATGTTCTGATGGAACCTCTGCTCGACATGACGGATTTCCTAAGCACTCAGACGACCCCAACTAGTGCGACCACGCGCCCGGCGCTGACTGTCATCTTCATGCGACTGCTTATCATCACGCCTATTTGGATTGCGCTTACTGTTCCTCCCTGGCGAGTTGTCACGACAAGACGTGTAATACTAGTGGCTGGAACCATCATCTTGACTTGGCATGCAAGGGTTCTGCGAGTATCGCGGGCCATTCTCTGGAGAAGCTCCACAGTTAGACGACTTGCAGCCGCCATCACCGGGTTGCAGTTTGATACACCCGAACAACCGTTCAAAAAGGActtggccaaggctgctAAGAAAGGCCCTGACCGTGTTGCTCAACAGCAGGAATCCGAACTTACAAAAGCCCTTGGCAAGTCGTCGAGCTTCCAAACTAATCATGGAAGAAGGAATGGCAATGCAAAGACTGCGGGTGTCAAGTTCACGTTTATTATATACGAGAACCAAAGACGATGGATTGGTTTGGGATGGACGAATAATCTCTTTGCATATGAACGGGCGGCCTGGACAGATGACCATAACAACTCCGTTCCCGCTAAAGACGATTTCGAACTACCCGAGGTAGAAGACGGAAGTCGTATGCAGTGGCGATGGGTTCCTGGAACCCGTTGGCGTGTTGACGGTGTGTCTGATGAGCATGGCCCTGTGGACTATGACGGGAATGAGGGGAAGAATGGTTGGATCTTCTACGACAACAAG TGGCAAAATGGCCAGCGGGGTCAAGATGGATGGGGTCGCTGGACCCGACGAAGAAAGTGGTATCGCGATGCCGAGTTGGTCGAGGTGGATCAACCGGAAGATGGCCAGGAGACTGAGAAGGAGCTTAAAGAATCCCCTTCAGTAACGAAGCTCAGGTCTCAGCCATACAACTCCAGCAACGAAACCATGGTTCCCACACGAGCTGTGCCCGACCAGAGTCATGGTGAAGACATCAGTAACGATGACGCGAGCTCCAAAGCAGCAGACGATTCCTTGTCAGTACACTCGACATCTTCCAGATCTTTCTTCAAGTCGCCCTTGATGCGGAAACGAATCGCTGACCGATCCGGAGCGGATAACAAAGAGCGCACCAGAAGAGACAGTAGGACTAGTAGGACGAGTAGTTTGTACAACGATGATGACGCCGATGCTCTAAGTGCTGAGTTGGCCCTTGAAATCCAGAAACAGGGTAGGCCCGGTGGACAATGGGGGATAGGCGACGAGGCACGAATGAGTCTTGAGTAA
- a CDS encoding hypothetical protein (At least one base has a quality score < 10) codes for MSSRDDASHGASPPSYEPQPSSTGAPPTFASFSPVTLSANTPSRSSRRSTILVHQKSPLLLATPPQITRALAYSHPFLLPLNTFAGLLTWSTGDPWQSFLLLCFFWAVVLYGDVVITWAGPVLVGVALIVGMYGRRYSPLSSSGWTDIRGQNAGTKGANQNAGESSQQNGKANAGEKQSKHVRGNSEVTNTKHQKTLDEIVETLKQLTGRCNVLMEPLLDMTDFLSTQTTPTSATTRPALTVIFMRLLIITPIWIALTVPPWRVVTTRRVILVAGTIILTWHARVLRVSRAILWRSSTVRRLAAAITGLQFDTPEQPFKKDLAKAAKKGPDRVAQQQESELTKALGKSSSFQTNHGRRNGNAKTAGVKFTFIIYENQRRWIGLGWTNNLFAYERAAWTDDHNNSVPAKDDFELPEVEDGSRMQWRWVPGTRWRVDGVSDEHGPVDYDGNEGKNGWIFYDNKWQNGQRGQDGWGRWTRRRKWYRDAELVEVDQPEDGQETEKELKESPSVTKLRSQPYNSSNETMVPTRAVPDQSHGEDISNDDASSKAADDSLSVHSTSSRSFFKSPLMRKRIADRSGADNKERTRRDSRTSRTSSLYNDDDADALSAELALEIQKQGRPGGQWGIGDEARMSLE; via the exons ATGTCTTCCCGCGATGATGCGTCTCACGGCGCATCACCTCCCTCGTACGAACCTCAGCCTTCGAGTACTGGTGCTCCTCCGACATTTGCATCTTTCTCTCCAGTAACGCTCTCCGCGAATACGCCATCCCGATCATCCCGAAGGTCGACTATCCTCGTCCACCAAAAGAGCCCCCTGCTCCTCGCTACTCCTCCACAGATCACCCGCGCTCTCGCCTACAGTCATCCCTTTCTCCTCCCGTTAAATACATTCGCAGGCCTCCTCACCTGGAGCACCGGAGATCCTTGGCAGAGCTTCTTACTATTGTGCTTCTTCTGGGCGGTTGTTCTGTATGGCGATGTAGTAATAACGTGGGCCGGCCCCGTCTTGGTCGGAGTGGCACTCATTGTTGGCATGTACGGCCGGAGATACAGTCCCCTCAGTAGCAGTGGGTGGACTGATATTCGAGGTCAGAATGCTGGCACCAAGGGAGCAAATCAGAACGCCGGCGAGAGCAGCCAGCAGAATGGAAAGGCAAACGCCGGCGAGAAACAGTCGAAACATGTTAGGGGAAATTCCGAAGTTACCAACACCAAACATCAGAAGACACTGGACGAGATCGTCGAGACTCTTAAACAACTTACTGGGAGATGTAATGTTCTGATGGAACCTCTGCTCGACATGACGGATTTCCTAAGCACTCAGACGACCCCAACTAGTGCGACCACGCGCCCGGCGCTGACTGTCATCTTCATGCGACTGCTTATCATCACGCCTATTTGGATTGCGCTTACTGTTCCTCCCTGGCGAGTTGTCACGACAAGACGTGTAATACTAGTGGCTGGAACCATCATCTTGACTTGGCATGCAAGGGTTCTGCGAGTATCGCGGGCCATTCTCTGGAGAAGCTCCACAGTTAGACGACTTGCAGCCGCCATCACCGGGTTGCAGTTTGATACACCCGAACAACCGTTCAAAAAGGActtggccaaggctgctAAGAAAGGCCCTGACCGTGTTGCTCAACAGCAGGAATCCGAACTTACAAAAGCCCTTGGCAAGTCGTCGAGCTTCCAAACTAATCATGGAAGAAGGAATGGCAATGCAAAGACTGCGGGTGTCAAGTTCACGTTTATTATATACGAGAACCAAAGACGATGGATTGGTTTGGGATGGACGAATAATCTCTTTGCATATGAACGGGCGGCCTGGACAGATGACCATAACAACTCCGTTCCCGCTAAAGACGATTTCGAACTACCCGAGGTAGAAGACGGAAGTCGTATGCAGTGGCGATGGGTTCCTGGAACCCGTTGGCGTGTTGACGGTGTGTCTGATGAGCATGGCCCTGTGGACTATGACGGGAATGAGGGGAAGAATGGTTGGATCTTCTACGACAACAAG TGGCAAAATGGCCAGCGGGGTCAAGATGGATGGGGTCGCTGGACCCGACGAAGAAAGTGGTATCGCGATGCCGAGTTGGTCGAGGTGGATCAACCGGAAGATGGCCAGGAGACTGAGAAGGAGCTTAAAGAATCCCCTTCAGTAACGAAGCTCAGGTCTCAGCCATACAACTCCAGCAACGAAACCATGGTTCCCACACGAGCTGTGCCCGACCAGAGTCATGGTGAAGACATCAGTAACGATGACGCGAGCTCCAAAGCAGCAGACGATTCCTTGTCAGTACACTCGACATCTTCCAGATCTTTCTTCAAGTCGCCCTTGATGCGGAAACGAATCGCTGACCGATCCGGAGCGGATAACAAAGAGCGCACCAGAAGAGACAGTAGGACTAGTAGGACGAGTAGTTTGTACAACGATGATGACGCCGATGCTCTAAGTGCTGAGTTGGCCCTTGAAATCCAGAAACAGGGTAGGCCCGGTGGACAATGGGGGATAGGCGACGAGGCACGAATGAGTCTTGAGTAA
- a CDS encoding hypothetical protein (At least one base has a quality score < 10), with protein MSSRDDASHGASPPSYEPQPSSTGAPPTFASFSPVTLSANTPSRSSRRSTILVHQKSPLLLATPPQITRALAYSHPFLLPLNTFAGLLTWSTGDPWQSFLLLCFFWAVVLYGDVVITWAGPVLVGVALIVGMYGRRYSPLSSSGWTDIRGQNAGTKGANQNAGESSQQNGKANAGEKQSKHVRGNSEVTNTKHQKTLDEIVETLKQLTGRCNVLMEPLLDMTDFLSTQTTPTSATTRPALTVIFMRLLIITPIWIALTVPPWRVVTTRRVILVAGTIILTWHARVLRVSRAILWRSSTVRRLAAAITGLQFDTPEQPFKKDLAKAAKKGPDRVAQQQESELTKALGKSSSFQTNHGRRNGNAKTAGVKFTFIIYENQRRWIGLGWTNNLFAYERAAWTDDHNNSVPAKDDFELPEVEDGSRMQWRWVPGTRWRVDGVSDEHGPVDYDGNEGKNGWIFYDNKWQNGQRGQDGWGRWTRRRKWYRDAELVEVDQPEDGQETEKELKESPSVTKLRSQPYNSSNETMVPTRAVPDQSHGEDISNDDASSKAADDSFG; from the exons ATGTCTTCCCGCGATGATGCGTCTCACGGCGCATCACCTCCCTCGTACGAACCTCAGCCTTCGAGTACTGGTGCTCCTCCGACATTTGCATCTTTCTCTCCAGTAACGCTCTCCGCGAATACGCCATCCCGATCATCCCGAAGGTCGACTATCCTCGTCCACCAAAAGAGCCCCCTGCTCCTCGCTACTCCTCCACAGATCACCCGCGCTCTCGCCTACAGTCATCCCTTTCTCCTCCCGTTAAATACATTCGCAGGCCTCCTCACCTGGAGCACCGGAGATCCTTGGCAGAGCTTCTTACTATTGTGCTTCTTCTGGGCGGTTGTTCTGTATGGCGATGTAGTAATAACGTGGGCCGGCCCCGTCTTGGTCGGAGTGGCACTCATTGTTGGCATGTACGGCCGGAGATACAGTCCCCTCAGTAGCAGTGGGTGGACTGATATTCGAGGTCAGAATGCTGGCACCAAGGGAGCAAATCAGAACGCCGGCGAGAGCAGCCAGCAGAATGGAAAGGCAAACGCCGGCGAGAAACAGTCGAAACATGTTAGGGGAAATTCCGAAGTTACCAACACCAAACATCAGAAGACACTGGACGAGATCGTCGAGACTCTTAAACAACTTACTGGGAGATGTAATGTTCTGATGGAACCTCTGCTCGACATGACGGATTTCCTAAGCACTCAGACGACCCCAACTAGTGCGACCACGCGCCCGGCGCTGACTGTCATCTTCATGCGACTGCTTATCATCACGCCTATTTGGATTGCGCTTACTGTTCCTCCCTGGCGAGTTGTCACGACAAGACGTGTAATACTAGTGGCTGGAACCATCATCTTGACTTGGCATGCAAGGGTTCTGCGAGTATCGCGGGCCATTCTCTGGAGAAGCTCCACAGTTAGACGACTTGCAGCCGCCATCACCGGGTTGCAGTTTGATACACCCGAACAACCGTTCAAAAAGGActtggccaaggctgctAAGAAAGGCCCTGACCGTGTTGCTCAACAGCAGGAATCCGAACTTACAAAAGCCCTTGGCAAGTCGTCGAGCTTCCAAACTAATCATGGAAGAAGGAATGGCAATGCAAAGACTGCGGGTGTCAAGTTCACGTTTATTATATACGAGAACCAAAGACGATGGATTGGTTTGGGATGGACGAATAATCTCTTTGCATATGAACGGGCGGCCTGGACAGATGACCATAACAACTCCGTTCCCGCTAAAGACGATTTCGAACTACCCGAGGTAGAAGACGGAAGTCGTATGCAGTGGCGATGGGTTCCTGGAACCCGTTGGCGTGTTGACGGTGTGTCTGATGAGCATGGCCCTGTGGACTATGACGGGAATGAGGGGAAGAATGGTTGGATCTTCTACGACAACAAG TGGCAAAATGGCCAGCGGGGTCAAGATGGATGGGGTCGCTGGACCCGACGAAGAAAGTGGTATCGCGATGCCGAGTTGGTCGAGGTGGATCAACCGGAAGATGGCCAGGAGACTGAGAAGGAGCTTAAAGAATCCCCTTCAGTAACGAAGCTCAGGTCTCAGCCATACAACTCCAGCAACGAAACCATGGTTCCCACACGAGCTGTGCCCGACCAGAGTCATGGTGAAGACATCAGTAACGATGACGCGAGCTCCAAAGCAGCAGACGATTCCTT CGGATAA